Proteins from one Ahaetulla prasina isolate Xishuangbanna chromosome 2, ASM2864084v1, whole genome shotgun sequence genomic window:
- the PWWP2A gene encoding PWWP domain-containing protein 2A isoform X3, with product MAAVAATAAVPGDGGAGEVEPMPGSEAGADALPAGTQAAVESAVLDAAREDPEPAPGGEAQQPPSSPPPKSPAGTRDLPQAQPNPGPVGEPLQPRSLTATLSGRSEKEEAEEQPPPPGLPLVSPLLLAAGGPAGPEPGEEPPRPEEEEPDAAVAAAASTTASVAKHPELPVAAGGARGEEEEAAALLLPGSEVLVTLDHIIEDALVVSFRFGEKLFSGVLMDLSKSIRLRKISQMHSCLVKLSLFPYLQRNNKRFGPHGIPVTIFPKREYKDKPEAMQLQSKSFQDEMQVKCEANGVVPDSSPIQPSEHSLVKSLWTSKPPPLFHVGAPYPPPLFIRDTYNQSIPQPPPRKIKRPKRKLYREEPTSIMNAIKLRPRHVLCDKCKNSIVAEKKEIKKGSNASDSSRCEDTRKRRNESVTTVNKKIKTDHKVDGKSQNESQKKNSVVKVSNIVHSRSRVVKIPTQANTSKTQLNTKKVLQSKNMDHAKAREVLKIAKEKAQKKQSATSTSKNAHSKVHFTRRLQNTSSGSLPPRLRLKPQRYRNEENDSSLKTGLEKLQSGKMAAKPQSRCSSTRSAALPFFRKLSVAI from the exons ATGGCGGCCGTGGCTGCGACTGCGGCGGTGCCGGGTGATGGGGGAGCTGGCGAGGTCGAGCCCATGCCAGGCAGCGAAGCCGGCGCAGACGCGCTCCCCGCCGGCACGCAGGCTGCCGTGGAATCGGCGGTGCTCGACGCTGCCAGGGAGGATCCCGAGCCAGCGCCGGGCGGAGAGGCTCAGCAGCCGCCGTCCTCGCCGCCGCCCAAGAGCCCAGCGGGGACCCGAGACCTGCCACAGGCCCAGCCCAACCCGGGCCCCGTGGGGGAGCCTCTTCAGCCTCGCTCGCTGACGGCCACGCTCTCCGGCCGTTCCGAAAAGGAAGAGGCAGAAGAGCAGCCCCCACCGCCGGGCTTGCCGCTGGTATCTCCGCTGCTGCTTGCAGCTGGGGGCCCCGCGGggccggagcccggggaggagcCGCCCCggccggaggaggaggagccggATGCTGctgtcgccgccgccgccagtaCCACGGCAAGCGTTGCAAAGCACCCGGAGCTGCCGGTGGCTGCCGGTGGagcgaggggggaggaggaggaggcggcggcgctgTTACTGCCGGGCTCAGAGGTGCTGGTCACCCTGGATCACATCATCGAGGATGCGCTGGTGGTGTCGTTCCGGTTCGGGGAGAAGCTGTTCTCCGGGGTCCTCATGGATCTCTCCAAGAG cATACGATTAAGGAAAATCAGTCAAATGCATTCCTGTCTAGTAAAGCTGAGCCTGTTCCCTTATTTACAAAGAAACAACAAAAG GTTTGGACCTCATGGAATTCCTGTGACTATATTTCCCAAGCGGGAGTACAAGGATAAACCTGAAGCCATGCAGCTCCAAAGTAAATCATTCCAAGATGAGATGCAAGTGAAATGTGAAGCTAACGGTGTTGTCCCAGACTCTTCTCCCATCCAGCCATCAGAACATAGCCTGGTAAAAAGCCTATGGACATCCAAACCGCCTCCCCTTTTCCATGTGGGGGCACCATATCCCCCTCCTTTGTTTATCAGGGACACGTATAACCAATCAATACCTCAACCTCCACCTCGAAAAATTAAGCGGCCCAAGCGAAAATTGTACAGGGAGGAACCCACTTCTATTATGAATGCTATCAAATTACGACCCAGACACGTCTTATGTGACAAATGTAAGAACAGTATTgttgcagaaaagaaagaaattaagaagGGCAGCAATGCAAGTGACTCCTCAAGGTGTGAGGATACTAGGAAACGAAGAAATGAGAGCGTAACTACtgtgaataaaaaaattaaaactgatcATAAAGTTGATGGGAAAAGTCAGAATGAAAGCCAGAAAAAGAATTCTGTGGTCAAAGTTTCAAATATTGTCCACAGCAGAAGTAGAGTAGTCAAAATTCCCACTCAAGCAAATACATCAAAAACCCAACTGAATACTAAAAAAGTTCTTCAGAGCAAAAACATGGATCATGCAAAAGCTAGGGAAGTTTTGAAAATAGCCAAAGAAAAGGCACAAAAGAAACAGAGTGCAACTTCAACTTCCAAAAATGCACATTCAAAGGTCCACTTCACCCGGCGTCTTCAGAATACCAGCTCAGGTTCCCTTCCTCCCCGATTGCGTTTGAAGCCACAAAGGTacagaaatgaagaaaatgacTCCTCTCTCAAGACAGGGCTGGAGAAATTGCAGAGTGGCAAGATGGCAGCTAAGCCCCAGTCTCGCTGCTCGTCTACCCGCTCAGCAG
- the PWWP2A gene encoding PWWP domain-containing protein 2A isoform X4, with the protein MAAVAATAAVPGDGGAGEVEPMPGSEAGADALPAGTQAAVESAVLDAAREDPEPAPGGEAQQPPSSPPPKSPAGTRDLPQAQPNPGPVGEPLQPRSLTATLSGRSEKEEAEEQPPPPGLPLVSPLLLAAGGPAGPEPGEEPPRPEEEEPDAAVAAAASTTASVAKHPELPVAAGGARGEEEEAAALLLPGSEVLVTLDHIIEDALVVSFRFGEKLFSGVLMDLSKSIRLRKISQMHSCLVKLSLFPYLQRNNKRFGPHGIPVTIFPKREYKDKPEAMQLQSKSFQDEMQVKCEANGVVPDSSPIQPSEHSLVKSLWTSKPPPLFHVGAPYPPPLFIRDTYNQSIPQPPPRKIKRPKRKLYREEPTSIMNAIKLRPRHVLCDKCKNSIVAEKKEIKKGSNASDSSRCEDTRKRRNESVTTVNKKIKTDHKVDGKSQNESQKKNSVVKVSNIVHSRSRVVKIPTQANTSKTQLNTKKVLQSKNMDHAKAREVLKIAKEKAQKKQSATSTSKNAHSKVHFTRRLQNTSSGSLPPRLRLKPQRYRNEENDSSLKTGLEKLQSGKMAAKPQSRCSSTRSAAQRH; encoded by the exons ATGGCGGCCGTGGCTGCGACTGCGGCGGTGCCGGGTGATGGGGGAGCTGGCGAGGTCGAGCCCATGCCAGGCAGCGAAGCCGGCGCAGACGCGCTCCCCGCCGGCACGCAGGCTGCCGTGGAATCGGCGGTGCTCGACGCTGCCAGGGAGGATCCCGAGCCAGCGCCGGGCGGAGAGGCTCAGCAGCCGCCGTCCTCGCCGCCGCCCAAGAGCCCAGCGGGGACCCGAGACCTGCCACAGGCCCAGCCCAACCCGGGCCCCGTGGGGGAGCCTCTTCAGCCTCGCTCGCTGACGGCCACGCTCTCCGGCCGTTCCGAAAAGGAAGAGGCAGAAGAGCAGCCCCCACCGCCGGGCTTGCCGCTGGTATCTCCGCTGCTGCTTGCAGCTGGGGGCCCCGCGGggccggagcccggggaggagcCGCCCCggccggaggaggaggagccggATGCTGctgtcgccgccgccgccagtaCCACGGCAAGCGTTGCAAAGCACCCGGAGCTGCCGGTGGCTGCCGGTGGagcgaggggggaggaggaggaggcggcggcgctgTTACTGCCGGGCTCAGAGGTGCTGGTCACCCTGGATCACATCATCGAGGATGCGCTGGTGGTGTCGTTCCGGTTCGGGGAGAAGCTGTTCTCCGGGGTCCTCATGGATCTCTCCAAGAG cATACGATTAAGGAAAATCAGTCAAATGCATTCCTGTCTAGTAAAGCTGAGCCTGTTCCCTTATTTACAAAGAAACAACAAAAG GTTTGGACCTCATGGAATTCCTGTGACTATATTTCCCAAGCGGGAGTACAAGGATAAACCTGAAGCCATGCAGCTCCAAAGTAAATCATTCCAAGATGAGATGCAAGTGAAATGTGAAGCTAACGGTGTTGTCCCAGACTCTTCTCCCATCCAGCCATCAGAACATAGCCTGGTAAAAAGCCTATGGACATCCAAACCGCCTCCCCTTTTCCATGTGGGGGCACCATATCCCCCTCCTTTGTTTATCAGGGACACGTATAACCAATCAATACCTCAACCTCCACCTCGAAAAATTAAGCGGCCCAAGCGAAAATTGTACAGGGAGGAACCCACTTCTATTATGAATGCTATCAAATTACGACCCAGACACGTCTTATGTGACAAATGTAAGAACAGTATTgttgcagaaaagaaagaaattaagaagGGCAGCAATGCAAGTGACTCCTCAAGGTGTGAGGATACTAGGAAACGAAGAAATGAGAGCGTAACTACtgtgaataaaaaaattaaaactgatcATAAAGTTGATGGGAAAAGTCAGAATGAAAGCCAGAAAAAGAATTCTGTGGTCAAAGTTTCAAATATTGTCCACAGCAGAAGTAGAGTAGTCAAAATTCCCACTCAAGCAAATACATCAAAAACCCAACTGAATACTAAAAAAGTTCTTCAGAGCAAAAACATGGATCATGCAAAAGCTAGGGAAGTTTTGAAAATAGCCAAAGAAAAGGCACAAAAGAAACAGAGTGCAACTTCAACTTCCAAAAATGCACATTCAAAGGTCCACTTCACCCGGCGTCTTCAGAATACCAGCTCAGGTTCCCTTCCTCCCCGATTGCGTTTGAAGCCACAAAGGTacagaaatgaagaaaatgacTCCTCTCTCAAGACAGGGCTGGAGAAATTGCAGAGTGGCAAGATGGCAGCTAAGCCCCAGTCTCGCTGCTCGTCTACCCGCTCAGCAG